In Diaphorobacter ruginosibacter, the genomic stretch CAAGTCCTTGCAGACCTGCAGCAACTCGCCGGGCTGGAGCAGGAATTCCGCGCGGGCGGGTCTTCCGACCGTTTCGTTGCCGCTTGCGAAGGTTTCATGGATCAGCACGCCGCCCGGCGCAAGGCTGTCCAGGATGACCGGAAAAATCGGTCTCCAGAGGTAATTGGTGACAACAACTGCTGCAAACTGCCGCCCCGGCAGGGGCCAGGGGCCGTTCTCGATGTCCGCCTCGAGGACCGCGCCGAAGCGGCCCGCAGAGGCCAGCACCTCGGGTGAGCGGTCGACGCCGGTCACCTGGTGGCCGCGCGATGCGAGCCACTGCATGTGTCGCCCCGAGCCGCAGGCCACGTCCAGCACGTCCGCACCCGGGGCAATCAGGTGCGACCAGCGCTTCACCCATGCGGAGGGAGAATGCAGCGGGGCATGTTCGGTGGCGTGGCTGGCGTTGGGGAGGGTCATCTCGATGCGGTGCGGCCTTTCGGGGCCGGGCAAGGTGGTGCCGTGGAGAGGCTGTGGTGAAGTGGGCGATTATTCATCAACTCGCCAGGCCGGCAATGGGTTGACTTCAGAAGCACGCCCACAACTGGTCGGCCAGCGTCACCAGGAAATCGGGCTGGGCATAGAGCGAGAAGACGCCCAGCAGCACGGCGGCGATGGCGACGGTCATGGCGATGGCCGCCGCCAGCCGGACACCCGTCCGCCTGCCTGCCGATGGGCTTTCCCCTGCATCGGGGCGTCGGCCCGAGCCGGGTCCGGCATGGGTTGAGGTGCTGGCAGGTGTCGACATGGTGATGGTGTCCCAACGAGGAGTACGGGTGCGCTATGCGGCCTGTGGGGCTGCAGGGCGGACAATCGCATTTTCGCGCACGGGAAGATTCACCAATCCCGCGAAGACGCCAAGGGCAATCGACAGATACCAGACGACGTCATAGCTGCCCGTCCGGTCGTACAGGTAACCGCCGAGCCACACGCCCAGGAAACTGCCGATCTGGTGGCTGAAGAAAATGAAGCCGCTGAGCATCGACATGTGCTGCACGCCGAAGATCTGCGCGACCACCGCATTGGTGGGCGGCACGGTGGACAGCCACAGCGCGCCGATCACGGCAGAGAACACATAGACCGACAGGGGCGACAGCGGCACCAGCAGGAAGACGGCAATGACGACGGCCCGCGCGAAGTAGATGAAGGCCAGGATATGGCGCTTGGCCATGCGCTGGCCCAGCGTGCCGGCGATATAGGTGCCGAACACGTTGAACAGGCCGATCAACGCGAGCGCGTAGCTGGCCACCTGCGGGGACAGGCCATGGTCCTTCAGGTAGCTTGGCATGTGCACGCCGATGAACACCACCTGGAAGCCGCAGACGAAATAGCCGGCGGTAAGCAGCAGGAAGCTCGGATAGCGGATAGCCTCCTTGAAGGCCGCGCCCGCGCTCTGCGTGCGCTTGACCTGGGCCGAGCCCTGGAAACCTGGCTCGCGCAGGCCGAAGGCGAGCGGAATGATCAGCAGCACGGCAATCGACAGCACCAGCAGCGCCGTCTTCCAGCCCAGTTGCAGGATGAGCTGGCCTTCGACCGGAACCATCAGGAACTGTCCGAACGAGCCGGCGGCGGCCGCCACGCCCATGGCCCAGGAGCGCTTGTCCGCGGCGATCTGCCGGCCGAGGACGCCATAGATCACGGCATAGGTGGTGCCGGCCTGCGCCGCGCCGATCAGCACGCCGGTGGTCAGCGCGAACAATCCCGGGGTCGGCGACAAGGCCATTCCGGCCAGCCCCAGCGCGTAGAGGACCGCGCCGCCGATGAGCACCTTGAACGCGCCGAGACGGTCGGCGGCAATGCCTCCTAAAATGCCGAACAGACCCCAGGCCAGATTCTGAATGGCCAGGGCAAAGGCGAACGTCTCCCGAGTCCAGCCCATCTCCTGCGTGATCGGTTGCAGCCACATGCCGAAGCCGTGGCGAATGCCCATCGACAGCGTGACCACGGCAGCACCGCAGGCGAGCACCTGTGCCATGGGCAATTTTTTTGGATCGTTTTGCATTTGCACAAATGTAGCCAAAACACGGTGTTCCCGCAGGCGCCGGGTTGAGCCCCGCGCGGTGGGGAAAAGACATAAGCCTGTTTTTATATCCAGTATTACAATGCGCCGCCATGGCAACCAAACCTGCATCCAATCCGGCAAGTGAATACTCCGAAGGCTCCATTCGCGTCCTCAAGGGATTGGAGCCCGTCAAGCAGCGTCCGGGCATGTACACCCGCACGGACAACCCGTTGCACATCCTCCAGGAAGTGCTGGACAACGCCGCCGACGAGGCGCTTGCCGGTTTCGGCAAGAAGATCAAGGTCACCCTGCACACCGATGGGTCGGTGAGCGTGGAGGACGACGGCC encodes the following:
- a CDS encoding class I SAM-dependent methyltransferase, producing MTLPNASHATEHAPLHSPSAWVKRWSHLIAPGADVLDVACGSGRHMQWLASRGHQVTGVDRSPEVLASAGRFGAVLEADIENGPWPLPGRQFAAVVVTNYLWRPIFPVILDSLAPGGVLIHETFASGNETVGRPARAEFLLQPGELLQVCKDLRVIAYEDGFLDDPERFVQRIVARREPDSAAELFRASLGHTLTS
- a CDS encoding MFS transporter, with the translated sequence MQNDPKKLPMAQVLACGAAVVTLSMGIRHGFGMWLQPITQEMGWTRETFAFALAIQNLAWGLFGILGGIAADRLGAFKVLIGGAVLYALGLAGMALSPTPGLFALTTGVLIGAAQAGTTYAVIYGVLGRQIAADKRSWAMGVAAAAGSFGQFLMVPVEGQLILQLGWKTALLVLSIAVLLIIPLAFGLREPGFQGSAQVKRTQSAGAAFKEAIRYPSFLLLTAGYFVCGFQVVFIGVHMPSYLKDHGLSPQVASYALALIGLFNVFGTYIAGTLGQRMAKRHILAFIYFARAVVIAVFLLVPLSPLSVYVFSAVIGALWLSTVPPTNAVVAQIFGVQHMSMLSGFIFFSHQIGSFLGVWLGGYLYDRTGSYDVVWYLSIALGVFAGLVNLPVRENAIVRPAAPQAA